The DNA segment TTAAGAAACTTTGAATATATAAGTTTGAAAGGACAATAAGAATTTATTGATAGTTTTGTGAACTTGAGCCTCATGTGTGCCGGGCAAACCACACTTTACGCTATAATCCCAGTCCCGCCTAATCCTAATGTGGTAAACCTTgttaagaaatgtgtgtgtgtgtgtgtgtgtgtgtgtgtgtgtgtgtgtgtgtgtgtgtgtagagtagaGGCCAATGTCAATGTCCAGATGTGTCCAACTGATTCTCACTGAATGGAACTTTCAGGTCTAACTAGACTGACTGACCAGCGAGCTCCAGGGATGCGCcgctgtctctccctccccagtgctggtgtGCCTGACTTTGACATGACTTATGGGTCTGCACACAGGACCTCACACTTGTTCAAGTGCTTTACTGCtgaagctatctctccagcatcagAGAAATCTCATTCTTTACTGATCAATGAAATCACTCAGAGATATGCTTTAAAAGTACAACATCTGAATTAAATGGATCACAATGTTGATAAGTATACAACCTGAGGAGTGAATAAACTGGGAGAGGGCTAGAAGTCTTTCTTTACTactgtagttaaaaaaaaaatcttcaaattgtTATTCTTTGGGAGCAAAGGAAATATACAGCACACTGACTTCTAGGGAGcaacacaggaaataaatgtaTGTGATAGCTATGAAAACAATGGTTGTTGAATACAATTtaccaaattaaaaagaaatatagctACCagttaaagtttttaaaatgatggtagtaagatagaaattaaaggaaactgaattaatttaaaacaagagaaaaaaaagcagaaaaagggtTCATTTTGACTTAATCTTTACCAGGTTCATACTGTGTAACAGATTCATCTGAGTCAGTGATATTTAGGAGTGTTCAAGTACCAATCCAGGCAAAACATTCCTCAAGTGCACATTAACAACACTGCAACACTTGCCTTTTAAGGCTTGGCTCTGTCAGGTTGAGAGGGGCGCACTGTCTGTTCCTTCTCATCAGGGGTGGAGACTGCCCTTCTGACTCATTCTCAGGGTTAACAGTGTTACTCAAAACAGAACTGGTATCCACCAAGACCATGGACATTCTACtacctaaaaataatattttcacaaatatttgtaCAAGCATATGTAAAGATATGGAAATAAGTATGAGGTCAATACAGTTAACCATTCAAAGtgatcaaattttaaaacttaagaaaTTCAATTTTGAGAGAAAGAGGAGCTAAAGTGTAAAATAAACCAAATGTAAGACATTACTTAGGGTTTTCATTCTTGTGATAAAgtccatgatcaaaagcaagtaGGAGAGGAAAGTAGGTTTTCTTCACTCTGAGTTCCACAGCACAGTCCATCACAGAAGGAAAtcaagtcaggaacctggaggcagcagctgatgcaggGGCCGTGGAGGGTGCTGATTACTGAccagtctgctttctttcagAATCCAGGACCAGCAGCCAAAGGACAGctccactcacagtgggctgggcccttccacatcaatcactaatctgGAAAATGCTTTACAGGATTTGCCTACAAGAGGCGTTTCTCCACAAGTCCTTCACCGCAATTGATTCTACCTTGTGTCAAGCTGGCATAAAACTATCTAGGACACCAATAAAAAGGTCTTCAATGTTTTGTCTCTGAAATCACAAAAGCTCTTTATGGCTTACCTCTTCACCTACACCAGTCTCTGCACACTCATTCGAAACATACACATCTGGTTACTCCGTGTGAGAAAGTCACCATGAGACAAGCAAAGATGCGTTATCCCTCTAACATACCTACTACCCACGCTCTTGGAATTCTTCTGCTTGGGGTCCCATTTATCTAGACTAGCCTTAGCATCAAAATTCTAGTGTTCTATAGACACAGTGAAATGTTGGTTCCAAGTAGAAAAACTTCTACATAAGAATGTCTCATGCTATAAAATCTCTGATGACAAAGAAAATTCCTCTGTCTGAACACTGAGGAATAAGTGGGAGAATTAGTTGTATAGAAATATGATTTTAAGAATGTGTTTAAAAATTCGCAGTTCAAGTCCAGGTACATATGGTAAATGGTGATTGCCATTTTAGTGGGTTTTCTcctctgattttgattatttaccATAACTATTATTTTAACAATCAGTTAAACAAAAGTAGACACTAACGCTAACAATCCTCCTTATCCATTAATCTAAAATTCTACCTACGTGCTACCTTTGCAATTTCCTCAAATCAAAATTTCTCACTGTACACTCTTAGCTTAGTGTCTGCTTTTAAAACCATTTGCCACAGACCTGTATCTGTTAACCTTTACATTTTTCTGATCCCATTAAATATAAGCTGCTGGACTGAGCCCCACTCTTATAAAACTTGTCTTCAGTAGAATAAATTCAATACAGTTCCCTATACatgcatttaaaacattaaattccTCCAAACACATAAAGAGAGGCCTTATCTGCCTAAACAATAAGCCATTACTAGATAACTTTATAGTAAAGGCTAACtcatgttttatatttcaaatgcccAAGATAATCTGTTACCTTCTCAATGTACAAACTTTCACTTCTGTTTCTATAGATGATAATATTCATACtatcttaaaattttcataaaaatgcCTGTTTCAACTGAAAATACACCACTGGTTAGGTGAAAAGAATACAGTTCTAAAACTCTGGCCTACCTGGTCTCCACTTTTCTGTTCTGTGGTGGGGATTATGAGTGCTTTCCTTTATCTTCTCATGAGCATCATCACCCACTTGAAAGATGCATGTACTGTCCAGGGAAGCACTTTCTTCTAGCATCAGGTTTTTACTGGGAGAACTACTCAAAGGTAGAGAACTCTTACGCATACTGTCCAAGGAAGAATTCTTCATGTTAGATGAACATATCTGAGATAAAGGTTTCAACACCTTCGTACAGAAGTCTGGCTTACTCTTGGCAGTTTTCTCATTCTCCAAATAGTTCTCCTTCTCAGTCTGTTGGGGGTCAAGGGCCTTAGCGAGGTCAGTGTTGGGTGTTATCTGCACTGTTCCATGGGTTTCAGGAGAACAACCTAGAggggtctttcttttctttaatttggaTGTCTTTTCACTAACTGCTTTGGCCGGGtagcttccttcttttcccaCACTCACAGAGAAGGCATCTCTCTGTGACCCCACAGtgctttgtttctgcttcttagGCAGGTTACTCAGATATCCAGGACCAGTATCTGCTTTGTTTGTACTGTGTCGTAAGCCAGAGTCTAAGGCGACAGACACCTGGGAAGGATCTGTTAACCACAAAACACATCTGTTCTTACCTCCTGTCACACTGTTCCCTGCCTTACATGATacctttttctttgtatttttaactaGTGTGCAAGGATCTTGAATTGGATCACAATGTTCCTTCTTGTTACTGTTGATTTCCCCAAAGTCACAACTTATAACATCTTGGCAATCTTTGACAGAGCTTTTAAAGCCACTCCCATCTTCAATAGTAGTCTCATATATTTGGTTCATTTGAGAAATGATTTCTGATATATTAACCTTCTGACAGAGCTTCTTATTTAGTGGGTCATGTGCACTTCCTCCACCATTGTCATGTCCTTGGGTGATTTTAGAAACTATTTCTGTCTTTCGATTTATCTTTTGTCTAAGCTTCTTATCTACTCTTGAATCACCTTGACAAGCAGGCTGCATATTAGGGTCATGTTTTTTCAACCCCAAGAGCATTTCAGACTTAAAATTATATGACTTTGCACTATCTTTGTTACAAAAAGCAGGCATATCAAACTCACTTAAGTCTTTTAAAGTTACAAGAATGTCCTTATCCTTTTGTAGCAAGAAAGACTTATCCTTTTCTGAACAATGAACACCTTTGTCACTACTTAAACAATTCACTCCAGAAATTACTTCTCTCTTGCGATTTACGTTCTGCCTAGAATTTTTGCTAATTTGAGACACATTCTGAGCAGGGTATATACCAGGAATTTGCTTGTGTGGATCCAGAACATTCTGGGTCTTATAGTCACGCAAGCTTCCATTATCTCTTGTGAAGAGAAGAGGTGTTTCAAGTTCTTCTGAAGCTTCTGGGCTTCCCCTGGTGGTTTCTTTATCTGCTTGGGTTTGGACGGGAAAGTTGCCTTTTTCTAGGACGTGAATATCTTTATCATTGTCTTCATATATTTGGTTCGTGATAGAAATGATTTTTGTTCTTCGATTTATTTTCTGCTTAGTcttctttgtttgattttgttgagCATTAACATACTTGCTCAAGCCCAACATTGTCTGAGTCTCATGGTCACATACATTTTCTCTGATGGAAAGACCAGCTATATGAAAATTTGTAACTTCTAGGTTTTCAGAAATGATGTCTTTATCTTCTTGATTTGgaaataagttttctttttctgattcatgAATCAAAAATGTCTGTCGAGAAGGCTTACTTAAATTACAATGTAGGGTGTTCTGAGACAGATCAAATTTACCATCTTGAAGGAATTGGACTGAATGTCCAGAGAAAGGGTATGTTTTCTCTTGCTCACCTATTATATATGTTTGCCTCCTTTTTTTATTTCGAATGTTCTCCTGATCTGAGCTGTTCTCCTGATCTGAGCTATTCTGGAGGGTTATTTTCTTCTGCAGGTTTACCTGTGATGGCTTCCCAGTACTGGAAATGCAGTTTGGATCTTCTGAATCCCCTCTGCCATCTAGAACACCACAGCCTCTTTCTGGTCTGGTTTCATCAGTCTTTTCCTCAGCATCTACTTTTGAACtatctttacattttctctttgagctttctctccttttatcaGAGCTTGCACCTTTCACTTTTCTGAAAGTCTCCTTTCTACAATCTGCctttttcatattttgatttttattgctttttgaaACTGTTACAATCTTGCCTATATCAGTAGCAGTTAACTCCACACCAGCGGCTTCCGACACAGTGTTCTGGAAATGAAAGTTGTCAATGTTCTTCTGCACTTGCTCTGTGTGCTTTGCATAAGGCTCACTGGAAGATTCAGAAGGTAAGTCAAGAAAACACTCTGCATTTCTTTGTGTGTTATTACTGGTTTCATTAGTATGGCCATTTGTCTCATTATTCCAATTTGATCCTGCACTTGAAATTGATTGGTGATCTAAATCTGTCACATATAGTATGTCTGCAGTTGAAGACACACACTTCTTCCTCTGAGTAATGTTTTTAAGTGttaatttttcttcccttctgaggTTGGGAGATGGACCAGATTTCACCTCACTCAGAGAACTCTTAGGACTTTGATCTGAGTGACAATGGCTctctacaaaataaagaaaaacaaaaaataagtaataatctACAGTAAACGAAGAAGATACTTAGCTGTTTCATAGAGAAGATTTCTGACAATCTGTTCTTCTCTGACCCTTATATTATTCGGAATTCATGCTAATAAAACTTAGACTAACTGGAGTACTCACAGGTCACATGTTACATCTGAATCCATGGGAAATGCATACTACTGGGCATTCATTCAGCCTCTGCCCCAAGATTGGAATGGGTATGTACAACAATGGAGTCATTAATTCCTACTTCTAGAGCTGAAGGAGACCATGACCTCAAATAATAACAGTAACTCTGGTGGGGAGCTTACCTAAGACTGTGGAAAGGAAAAATACCTTGCTCTAAGCTCATAACAGTTAGCGTTCTGTATTCTAGTCTGTTAATATTTAACAAGTACGTAAGCACCATAGACTACAGTACAGGATTATCGATTAGGAAGACCATGTAATGAAATTAAGCATCATCATGTCTTCTTACTAAGTCATTACTCAAGTTCATTAGcactatgacattttcatttctgttgctctgataaaatagaGACAATAGCACCTTAAAGGAGAAtttatttggttcacagttcTTGGCTACAGCCCACCATTGCATGGAAATCAAAGTGGCAGGAATCTGAAGCAGATAGCCACCCACATCCAGAGTCTTGAGAAGAGAGCAATGAATGATACAAGCTTGTACTCAGT comes from the Mus pahari chromosome 19, PAHARI_EIJ_v1.1, whole genome shotgun sequence genome and includes:
- the LOC110336651 gene encoding shugoshin 2-like is translated as MEYPGIEVDSITSGIERRVKDRIAKTKLSVSLASKIKTKIFNNSSMLRISLKHNNRALARALSKEKENSRKITTEKMQLQKEVEKLNFENTFLRLKLNNLNEKLKEIESHVANNLLSAIEMSSLSEFHQSSSLLSADKKQRPSKQCKPVHLPYARVLLTSENDDGGGADDKSNTNCSNRIISKTSPDTTSLVSRQPLSLHQCNLEAFLPKEDHQETCGSGHSEHTSSVDVLPNESHCHSDQSPKSSLSEVKSGPSPNLRREEKLTLKNITQRKKCVSSTADILYVTDLDHQSISSAGSNWNNETNGHTNETSNNTQRNAECFLDLPSESSSEPYAKHTEQVQKNIDNFHFQNTVSEAAGVELTATDIGKIVTVSKSNKNQNMKKADCRKETFRKVKGASSDKRRESSKRKCKDSSKVDAEEKTDETRPERGCGVLDGRGDSEDPNCISSTGKPSQVNLQKKITLQNSSDQENSSDQENIRNKKRRQTYIIGEQEKTYPFSGHSVQFLQDGKFDLSQNTLHCNLSKPSRQTFLIHESEKENLFPNQEDKDIISENLEVTNFHIAGLSIRENVCDHETQTMLGLSKYVNAQQNQTKKTKQKINRRTKIISITNQIYEDNDKDIHVLEKGNFPVQTQADKETTRGSPEASEELETPLLFTRDNGSLRDYKTQNVLDPHKQIPGIYPAQNVSQISKNSRQNVNRKREVISGVNCLSSDKGVHCSEKDKSFLLQKDKDILVTLKDLSEFDMPAFCNKDSAKSYNFKSEMLLGLKKHDPNMQPACQGDSRVDKKLRQKINRKTEIVSKITQGHDNGGGSAHDPLNKKLCQKVNISEIISQMNQIYETTIEDGSGFKSSVKDCQDVISCDFGEINSNKKEHCDPIQDPCTLVKNTKKKVSCKAGNSVTGGKNRCVLWLTDPSQVSVALDSGLRHSTNKADTGPGYLSNLPKKQKQSTVGSQRDAFSVSVGKEGSYPAKAVSEKTSKLKKRKTPLGCSPETHGTVQITPNTDLAKALDPQQTEKENYLENEKTAKSKPDFCTKVLKPLSQICSSNMKNSSLDSMRKSSLPLSSSPSKNLMLEESASLDSTCIFQVGDDAHEKIKESTHNPHHRTEKWRPGSRMSMVLVDTSSVLSNTVNPENESEGQSPPLMRRNRQCAPLNLTEPSLKRQVLQCC